A DNA window from Hordeum vulgare subsp. vulgare chromosome 1H, MorexV3_pseudomolecules_assembly, whole genome shotgun sequence contains the following coding sequences:
- the LOC123430856 gene encoding uncharacterized protein LOC123430856, protein MARGMHPHLSTSLSPTPFSCLSSAATHADVRSRSQPSSALSLFTRWTRLAPISRAVVPRRAVTSTLPPLPPRSSGFCSTSSHTPPYQTSSTTSRNLLFATRHVSIAWRSATLSPPLVSPPKASMTCESRPASVYPLERRTHEVDPKLQRTLALSYTILASLVLPTPSGPTMATTSHAAGLAVCVSRSTSRRASSSILVPTMPGSAGWWRRSNVRVWSVGSAAYAAWSCSRRCFLMMACRFSFTRLRSAAISLWGSASSQQEDSSHGRACTP, encoded by the coding sequence ATGGCCAGAGGGATGCACCCGCACTTGTCGACGAGCCTTTCTCCGACGCCCTTCAGTTGCCTCTCGTCGGCGGCCACGCACGCCGATGTGCGGAGCAGAAGCCAGCCGTCGTCGGCGCTGAGCCTCTTCACCCGGTGGACGAGGCTGGCGCCCATCTCGCGGGCGGTGGTGCCGCGCCGCGCCGTGACCAGCACcttgccgccgctgccgccgcgcTCCAGTGGGTTCTGCAGCACGTCCTCCCACACCCCGCCGTACCAGACGTCATCGACCACGAGCAGGAACCTCTTGTTCGCCACCAGGCATGTCAGCATTGCCTGGAGGTCGGCGACGCTCTCGCCGCCCTTGGTGTCGCCGCCAAAGGCGTCGATGACCTGCGAGAGCAGGCCGGCATCCGTGTACCCTCTGGAGAGGCGGACCCATGAAGTCGACCCAAAGCTGCAACGCACCCTCGCGCTCTCGTATACCATCCtcgcgagcttggtcttgccgaCGCCGTCCGgtccgacgatggcgacgacctcGCATGCGGCTGGCCTGGCCGTCTGCGTCAGCCGATCGACGAGCAGGCGGGCGTCGTCCTCGATCCTTGTGCCGACGATGCCTGGATCAGCTGGCTGGTGGCGCCGCAGCAACGTCCGTGTATGGTCGGTGGGGTCGGCCGCGTACGCCGCGTGGAGCTGCAGCCGGCGCTGCTTCCTCATGATGGCCTGCAGGTTCTCGTTCACGCGCTTGAGGTCGGCAGCGATATCGCTCTGGGGCTCCGCGTCCTCGCAGCAGGAGGATAGCAGCCATGGAAGAGCCTGCACGCCATGA
- the LOC123430866 gene encoding WASH complex subunit 1: MRKQNKKKTYPSRIRSSGGQTTLQSFLFKPRAADGEPNPYPPPPPPPVAEDDEVPNSPPAPPKREIVRVTNKTIREKASAFSSVGSSARRGADASALDAAVFRRFNGSSPPAARAAAAEAGGDADDGGVRLDVEDIAAGSRRWESRKRKGPLGGNEGRASSNAGHVVVLGDDPKPRLPKATRTRGRIAGRGDGGRGLYNHYANGGGLWQGEQEGVDGEEVGWTEDMWEGMGSITLGGMEWH, translated from the exons ATGAGGAAGCAGAATAAGAAGAAGACGTACCCGAGCAGAATCCGATCGTCCGGCGGCCAGACCACCCTGCAATCGTTCCTCTTCAAGCCCAG AGCTGCCGATGGGGAACCGAATCCctacccgccgccgccgccgccgccggtagCGGAGGACGACGAGGTTCCGAACTCTCCGCCGGCGCCGCCGAAGCGGGAGATCGTCAGAGTCACCAACAAGACCATCAGG GAGAAGGCGAGCGCGTTCTCGTCGGTGGGCTCCTCGGCGAGGCGCGGGGCCGACGCGAGCGCTCTGGACGCGGCGGTGTTCAGGCGGTTCAACGGCTCGTCGCCCCCGGCGGCGAGAGCCGCCGCTGCGGAGGCGGGGGGCGACGCGGACGACGGCGGCGTCCGGCTCGACGTCGAGGACATCGCGGCGGGGAGCCGCCGCTGGGAGTCGCGGAAGCGGAAGGGGCCCTTGG GAGGCAACGAGGGGCGCGCGAGCAGCAACGCCGGGCACGTGGTGGTGCTTGGTGATGACCCGAAGCCGAGGCTGCCGAAGGCGACGAGGACGAGGGGAAGGATCGCTGGCCGCGGCGACGGCGGCCGTGGCCTGTACAACCACT ACGCGAACGGCGGCGGGCTGTGGCAGGGCGAGCAGGAGGGCGTCGATGGCGAGGAGGTCGGGTGGACCGAGGACATGTGGGAAGGCATGGGCTCCATCACGCTCGGCGGCATGGAGTGGCACTAG